In Vicia villosa cultivar HV-30 ecotype Madison, WI linkage group LG7, Vvil1.0, whole genome shotgun sequence, the DNA window tagagggggtgaatagatctctcagagtttttcggatttatttcaaacttaagcgaaagcggttcgggatcgactcgcgtctattccggaccgctattgaaaaggttgtatatgtgataaaaccacaaaataattgggattaacaatgaaagaATAGGTTATCAAATCAATTCGTTGCTCTAATGAAAAacgattaacttctaatttgataaactttgtttgcaatgctttaataatggatgaagcaaaaggacaaacacttggtgataatatccaaattgattgtgattcaatgtgtggtgaattgtgatgtttacacaagttcttaatacacaattttaacacttgaatcgttgatcaattagcaattataaccaaatacgaacaaaacgtaaatgaaaagataaaagcgataagaacacgatatttgttcaggcagttcgtcgatcgtcctcgctacgactacatctgcccccaattccaaacgggaattgggaagtcttccattattattgaaagtagtttatacaaagaagataacaaagcgataaacgataaaccaattttgtcgatcctttgaatcttctttccccttaatcttgagccagatcaaggtcttccaagagcttcactttgatcccttttatgcagtgtcttgaattgcttgaacccttgttcttcaatcttcacactcagttggatccttgatgaagcctcttgataaaaacccccaaaattcaccaatcttggaggacaaaacccgcagattttattcaccaaaaaccccacaaatcttcacccactaggaatcttcaattccgttccatggacgttatcgatcttgatcgcaaaccctcaacgcaaaaatgattgtgtgtagttatgttggagttgagaagaagatcgaagatgagaagcctttgtgtctctttcagttgttggtgttaattTGCAATAAATGACATAAAAGAATATATATGGGAGCTGGTGTATTGATACAGAGCAAACAAACAATTTTGGCCTTTTTGAGAAGATAGGTTGACCTGTTTtattgattaggtcgacctaacagaagcagttttagttgagttgaaattgttcccagttaggttgacctgttaggttgacctgttgaaggtttaggtcgacctaaagtcagttgtttccggttaggttgacctgttgaaggtttaggttgacctaaagtcagttgttgccagttaggtcgacctgttgaaggtttaggtcgacctaaagtcagttgaaatgcgttcttgggacttttcttcagtttaggtcgacctaggagtgtgggtaggtcgacctaacagtgacatgtgtaaattccttcagtttaggtcgacctaggaaggtgagtgggtcgacctaacagtggcatgtttgtatcttctttgtttgccttaATTTGAGTCGACCAAATGATGCACTGGGTCGGCCTAGTTGATGCAAAACCATATGTTGAGTAATTTGAGATTTATAGGTTGACCTTGacacagggtaggtcgacctacattgtcTTAGATAGCCAAAACTTGATTTTCCTTGAGTCATCCACTTGTGCTTTTGTGTTTGCTCACTTATGATTTTTTtccatgaatcgaaaactccttaatgagtataggcttgtacttacaGATTTTACCTGTGAGTGAGGAGGGAATCatgatcatataacaggtacattgttggtgaccgctgttgttgttcgtgggttaccgctgttcttgttcgtgggtgaccgctgttcttgttcgtgggttatcgctgttctcgttcgtgggttaccgccgttcttgttcgagtgtactattggttcctgttcgtggggtactatggttcttgtccGAATGGTAGTCTGTGTTCTATTCTAGTGTGTTGTTGACTATGGGttttggttccgtggattgacattccatgttccgtgtggtataccatttggggccgaacctttgaccttgtactatgtgtgttaccggaAGTCCAGAGTGCCTGGTGGGCAGCAAtaagtcccaccactttgcataaTAGCATGTTTGTTTCCAAAAGAAAcgcagaaaaaaaataataacaagcaTTTGCATGTCATGTTTTTCAGGGATATTCAAGAGTTCATTCAAGTTGAAGATGGACACTCCCACTGATACTGTCAAAGAAGCTAAGAGACATACGCACACCTACAGCTTTTTCCGAGAGCCTTTGACCGCATTAGAGGGTTTGAGTTCGTTGATGACTGCTTTTTGCTTGAAGAGTTTCACAGATAATTATGGGAACATTTTGACTTTGTTGGAAACCGTGGTTGACACTCCTGCTTTGCAAACTTTGGTACAATTCTATGATCCTGAAATGAGGTGTTTCACGTTCCAGGATTACCAGTTGGCTCCGACATTGGAAGAGTACTCCATTATTCTTAATCTCAAGATAAAAGACGAAGTGCCATTCATCGATATTCCTAAGGAAGTGAACATCAAGTCAATCTctgctgctctttatttgagcataaaagAAGTATCCAATAATTGGAAGTCGAATGGAGTTTCGGGGTTCCCTTTGAAGTTCTTAGTAAGAAAAGCTAAAGAGGAATTTGGGAAAGAGAATTGGAACGCGTACAATGCATTTCTCGCTGTGGCCATTTACGGGATTGTGATGTTCCCGAATGTTCCCAATTTTGTGGATTCGACCGCGGTACACCTTTTCATGGGAAAGAACCCCGTTCCTACATTGTTGGCTGATACTTATTATGCCATTCATTCCCAATATGAGAAAGGTGGTGGTGCTATCAATTGTTTCCTTCAGTTGTTGTTCACCTGGTTCTTCTCTTTGCTACCCAGCAAAGGACCTTTTGTGAAAACAAGAGAGACACTCAAGTGAACCCAAAGGATTATGTCACTTACTTATTATGATATTCAATGGCAAAGGTACTGAATTAACATTTTCGAGGTGATTGTCGGGTGCGGAGAGTTCAATAATGTTCCTTTGGTTGGTACTAGGGGTTGCATCAATTACAATCCCGTGGTATCCTTGCGTCAGTTGGGGTACACCTTGAAGGACAAGCCGGCATATCATTTGGTAGCAGAGACGGTTTATTTTGAGAAGGGGTCGGATCCGGAAAAATTGAGAAGGATAGTTGTGGCTTGGAAAAAGGTCCGTAAGCATTATGGAGTTCATTTAGGGAAGAAAGACGCGCTTGCTCTGACGCCGTATGTCGAGTGGATTGAGAAGCGGGTCGGAAACTTGTTGTTGCCATATGACAAAGTTCCGCCacttcaaaagcaacctcctttgaTCCTATCCGATTTTGTGCCGATAGAACTTTACAAGAATGCTTTGGTTGCCAACTACAGGTTGCACGAAAGAGAACAAGAGACTCTTTAAAGAGAGAGAGGCAAAGATGAGGTTAATGCACCAGCTTAAGCAAGTCGAAGGCGCGAGTTCGAGTCAAGCAAATGCCCAGAGGCGTCCTTACGATTTGTTAAAGGAGGATCTGCATTGCAAGTAGCAGGAGTGTCTATAGTTACAGAGGTCAGAGAATAGTCTCAAGAGGCAGTAGCGGGATTCAGATAAATAGCTAGCGGAAGAGAAGGCCAAGTCTGCTCGACTTGAGGAGGAATTAACAAGACTCCGATCCCAACGGAGAGGAGATGGAGGAACTCATTTTGTTATCAGACGATCCTAGTGCTGCTATGGAGTGGATTTGTTTGGTCCGTGGTGTTGATTTGCTGTttatttttttgatgtttttgcccatatccaggattgttggatggggtcgtattttgatattttggaccTCTTTTGGGTGCATTATGAGCACTGTGTGGCACGATTATGTGTTTTGTTTGTACGAACTCAAATTCGCagttatgtttgaatgaaataCGCTGTTTGCTGAAGTATTCTCGTGTGTGGATCATTGTTCAATTATATTTTGTATCATGGTTtctatgtcctatctgaaagtgggatgaattcttggatacctgaaaactcacaaaaaattcatgcatatcattcatatgtCATACATGTCATACatttgcaggttttgcaggtcttatatcttatgtctcGCTGTTTTGTTATCAGAAGGTGTTCTAAGACGACAATTCATTCCTATCCAACTCGAAGCAATCAGCGAAGACATATGGAGCAGATACAGGAGCAGATGGCTGAGATGCAAACTCAGTTAACTGAACAGATGAATGCGCAGACGACACAGTTTATGGAGGCATTGGCTAACGTCACTAGGGGTCAAGAGGATTTGCGAGTTCTCGTCGAGAACTCTAGGAGAACTGAGAATGATGTAAGACAATATGGTTTGTTTGATGATGTGTCgggctgtggacctccgttttttttgggccatacctctgagcgggagagatacgtgaactgactcttttttatcgcttatgctttcgcatttttgaaaattcacagagtcgccaccgaccttttattttatccaattaaggaaaggtttataaaagaaacagaaaaaagacctttaagaaattctgggtaagggggtaggttatacaaagggaaggtgttagcaccctttgtatccatggttatccatgggctcttaagtttgcttagctcacttgtttttcgatcatttttcaattgctttagaatgctcatatatggtttcaaatacctttgtaatgatccttgtgcggatgtatacaaaatgtttgtttatctttcgaaagatgttttgaaaagaacgttaactttgtaatgatccgtgtttggatgtatacaaaatattgtctttttggaaagttttgttttgaaaaacaacagtgtatgagaattttgtctgttttgatttgagcaagcaaactaggaggtctaccctgagttgtaaggtctttatccttatttcctttaaaaatctatcctttcaccggatacaaacaaaaggttcgattttgtactcgaaacagtagaattttgactttgattttgaaaagaatgagaagggattaccttaagaggtgcaagtgtgattgtgattagattcagatattttatctttgaagttagtgatctaacggttcaattttatctttgacatacacgcagtttatatttgctggaaattaaaatgcggaaatgtaaagtgcggaaagtaaatctacgctattacatcgattgtgcaggaaatgtaaactagcctatttacatgaatttgacatcctatacatttatctaggaatttaaattgcaagaaaaataaaaggcatgtttttggatttttttatgattgattttaattataattaatgcatgattaattaaattaaaatgaagaaaaaagatgaaaatagatttaaacctagaaattaagtttaaaatatgtacaaaatatttgtcaattaattttaaaacaaaactaattttttttggaatttttgaaattgatttgaaattgattaagctaattaatacataattatacaaataattatacaaataattaaaacttagagagaaaattattcaaaatatgtacaaaattagtttataatatataaacaatattttatataaagaacaattttttttatgatttttgattggttaagaataattaaaaagcaaatatataaatatatactaattaattatacaaaatagccttaatttaaataaaatattaatatttttatgcctaaaaataaataaatattttatcagattaaaactaaaaaataagatatttttggtgttt includes these proteins:
- the LOC131618996 gene encoding uncharacterized protein LOC131618996, giving the protein MDTPTDTVKEAKRHTHTYSFFREPLTALEGLSSLMTAFCLKSFTDNYGNILTLLETVVDTPALQTLVQFYDPEMRCFTFQDYQLAPTLEEYSIILNLKIKDEVPFIDIPKEVNIKSISAALYLSIKEVSNNWKSNGVSGFPLKFLVRKAKEEFGKENWNAYNAFLAVAIYGIVMFPNVPNFVDSTAVHLFMGKNPVPTLLADTYYAIHSQYEKGGGAINCFLQLLFTWFFSLLPSKGPFVKTRETLKGCINYNPVVSLRQLGYTLKDKPAYHLVAETVYFEKGSDPEKLRRIVVAWKKVRKHYGVHLGKKDALALTPYVEWIEKRVGNLLLPYDKVPPLQKQPPLILSDFVPIELYKNALVANYRLHEREQETL